The nucleotide sequence CAACATCCATGGAACCAAGAGTGGCAGCAAAATGCATCGGAGTAAGGCCATGTTCACTTCTAGCATTAACGTTGGAACCTAGCTTGATCAAGCATTCGACTACCTCTAAACGATCTTTCATTACAGCGTGATGCAGCGTTGTGAAATCAGTTGAACTAATCTCATCAACAAGCAATCctttgttgatgaaaaattcgactATATTTTTATGCCCTTCTGAGGCTGCAACATGTATAGGCTTTAAACCATTATTATTTCGAGCGTTCACATCACATCCTTTGCTCACGAGGTATTTGACAAGTTCCAAGCTACCTTGAAGCGCAACAAGATGTAATAATGTCAGGTCGCCGCTGCCTTCAGCGTTTAGATTGACTTTTTCATGCTGTAGCAACATTTCAACAATTCGCAACTGGTCACGAATAACAGCCATTACTAAAGGTGTTCTATTCAAACTATCTTTGACATCAGTCCTAGCTCCATTTTTCAACAACAGAGCAACCATATTCTCGTGACCGTATCCGGCAGCCATATGCAACGCAGTTCCATGCTTATTGACGGCGTTAACATTCGCTTTGTTTGCAATTAAGACTTCGGCGACTTGATCATTACCTTCTTGAGCTGCGATATACAATGGCGATTTATTTACAGTGTCCAATGCATTCACATCAGCTCCTTGTTTAACCAAAGCAACAGCGATCTCTTTAATACCTCGTTTGGCAGCCACATGCAAAAAGCTATTATCTTCATCATCAAATCTAATATCCACACGAGCTCCATTTCGCAACAGGATCTCGACAATTTCTCTATGCCCAGATAATACTGCAAGTGATAATGGCTGGCCTCTATCTACGTTGATGTCAGCACCATGAGATaagagaattttgacaatttctttgTGATTCCATTTCACAGCTGGGATTAGAACTGGTTCGCCCAAACTTCTGGTATTAACATCGGCTCCGCTTGCCAATAGAATCTCAACAATATCTGTATGACCAGCTTTCACAGCTAAAGCTAATGTAGTGACTGCAATCAAACGATCAATTTCTTGTCCTTTACCTAATGCCAAACCAGTAATGTGAATATCAGCGTTATTTTCAATCAGAACTTCGACGACATTTTTGTGACCTTGTTCCACAGCTATGTGCAACGGAGTAAAACCAAGGTTATTTTTGCAATTCACGGCAGCTGTATGTTTCAATAGAGCAATAACGGCTTCTGCATTGCCACTTACAGCAGCTATATGCAAAGCTGTCATACCATCGTTCTGTTTTACATTAACGTTGGCTTTATTTTCCACTAGAAGTTCAATAACCTCAACATTACCACTACGAGCAGCTGCAAATAATGGTGTAGCACCGTTTGAGGCTGGATTATTGATTTTGGCTTTATTCTTGATTAGAAGATCGACAATATCTAAGTGACCACCAGTAGCAGCTACATATAGAGGTGTTAAACCATCATTATTCTTGGCATTTACATCTGCTTTATTTGAAATCAGGATCTCGACAATGTCCTTATGACCAACATCTATGGCTAAATGCAACGGCGCTGACATATTCATATCTCTGGCATTCAAATCAGCACCATGTCTGATGAGATAAGCGGCAATTTCTGAATACCCATGTTCTGCTGCAAGATGCAGCGGAGTCAACCCAACCAAAGTGAATACATTTGGGTTATCCTTATATTTCAGTAGAACTTTGACAACTTCTTGATGACCTTCTTTTGAGGCGTTGTGTAAAGGTGTATTATGGAAAGTTTTACATTTGATATTCAGATCAGCTCCATTTATCAAAAGAACTTCGACAACTTCTTTATGGCCGTTTAGTGCAGCGAGGTGTAACGGCGTAGTACCATCTACGAGTCTAACATTGACCTCTGATCCTTTGCAAATCAACAGCTTGACTACTTCTAGATGACCATTTCGAGCAGCTTCAATTAAAGGTATTTCATTTCTGTCGTGTTTTGCGTTGACATTTGCTCCTTTTTGTATCAAATAGTCGACTACTTCGAGACTGCCAAAACCTGCAGCTGTGTGTAGCACCGTGTAACCACCAGCAACCTGTTTGTAATCAGGATGGGGTTCTTTCTTCAGTAGAATTTTAACGACATCGATATGATTATAATGAGCAGCATAATGCAAAGCTGAATGGCTATGGTTATCTTTGCAATTGGTATCAGCATTGAATTTCAATAGAACGTTGACCACATCTTCGTGACCATTTTTAGCCGCCATATGCAACGGTGTTTTGTGACTCGCATCTCGATCATTGACTGGTACATGGGCTTCAGTGATCAAAAACTCCACAATATGTTTCCTGCCACGAGCTGCAGCAATATGAAGAGGGCTTTGACCATCGGTGTTTTTCACATCGGCATTCAAACCGGAATTTTGATCGAGAatcaatttcactgcttcaaGACTAGGTCCAGCAGCAGCATAATGTAATGATGTCCATGAATTGATACTTCTGGCTTTGATATCCGCTCCTTTTTGAAGatagtttttaaaatcatcCAAATCACCCTGTTCTAAAGCGGCAAACATTTTCTTCTGGTTGGTGATCAAGATGAGGCTCTGATCATACCTACTTTTCAACTTGGACGGATCATCTCTGACCAATTTGCCAACTTTCCGTTTACTTATGGCGACGTTCTCGGAGATGAGTTTTTCAGCATTCAAGATCAGTGCACTGGAGGGATCAGACAGCAACACATCAAGCAGAATATTACCATGAGCAAGATGATTACGTAAACACTTTCCAGTCAACAGAGGAGAATTATCGTCTAGAAAAAACAGATTGTTCTCGAGATGTCTTTCAGATCTTCCTAGAATCGACATGATATCCAAAACCAGCATCTCAACGACAGCTTGGAACTTTTTATTACTCTTGAAAGATGGCAGCTTCTGCATTAATTCACTGCTCGGTAGATTATTCCTTAAAATGGTTTTCAATTCGGATAACTTCGATACAAGCTGTTTATCATATTTTCCTTCGGTAACATTGTCAGTTTTCTTCTGACTAGAAACAGGCATAGAAGAACTTTTATCATACAACTTTTCTCGTagtttttcgatcgatttaatGTCGGTTAATCTGTATTCGGCAACGTAAAACAGCTCTCGTTGAATACGTCTCACATTACTCCGATCATTGCCTTCCATTCTGCAGTAGGCGCTATGCAAAATATCGTAAGATAGGACAATGATCTCTTTCAGGCTGCCAGATTCCATAGGGGGAATTAAAGCTTTCAAAGCTTCTTTTGCAGTATGTTTGATCGCCTTGATATAATTAGCATCGAGATTGTTTTCAGT is from Planococcus citri chromosome 1, ihPlaCitr1.1, whole genome shotgun sequence and encodes:
- the LOC135831864 gene encoding uncharacterized protein LOC135831864, encoding MKQQEINLFYRAILTKTKMLEYLGSFAKKLEYDKAVIVDRPDFWTLAEFPNLKRDQVVAEMVKNNPEFEELFNDYQQIRDIHSLETISSYLNLALCADPKEREGQLIITRALQVIGEYLKNTLESPKLSNTTAEHILSLLSEVTQKVIIDLRNSLSHSYSLFKRTEIEENPDVGFFIGVQNDSKRIYDVITEILYNTKIKMVKALLDRIIDSKHLDVVESIIGVLRYVKVDKSNTDEFKMTEHENLEKRIQELNDAIPTKTKHEEELFDKINFKMKLAKNQSINIRADYKTVFNIFRMASECLTENNLDANYIKAIKHTAKEALKALIPPMESGSLKEIIVLSYDILHSAYCRMEGNDRSNVRRIQRELFYVAEYRLTDIKSIEKLREKLYDKSSSMPVSSQKKTDNVTEGKYDKQLVSKLSELKTILRNNLPSSELMQKLPSFKSNKKFQAVVEMLVLDIMSILGRSERHLENNLFFLDDNSPLLTGKCLRNHLAHGNILLDVLLSDPSSALILNAEKLISENVAISKRKVGKLVRDDPSKLKSRYDQSLILITNQKKMFAALEQGDLDDFKNYLQKGADIKARSINSWTSLHYAAAGPSLEAVKLILDQNSGLNADVKNTDGQSPLHIAAARGRKHIVEFLITEAHVPVNDRDASHKTPLHMAAKNGHEDVVNVLLKFNADTNCKDNHSHSALHYAAHYNHIDVVKILLKKEPHPDYKQVAGGYTVLHTAAGFGSLEVVDYLIQKGANVNAKHDRNEIPLIEAARNGHLEVVKLLICKGSEVNVRLVDGTTPLHLAALNGHKEVVEVLLINGADLNIKCKTFHNTPLHNASKEGHQEVVKVLLKYKDNPNVFTLVGLTPLHLAAEHGYSEIAAYLIRHGADLNARDMNMSAPLHLAIDVGHKDIVEILISNKADVNAKNNDGLTPLYVAATGGHLDIVDLLIKNKAKINNPASNGATPLFAAARSGNVEVIELLVENKANVNVKQNDGMTALHIAAVSGNAEAVIALLKHTAAVNCKNNLGFTPLHIAVEQGHKNVVEVLIENNADIHITGLALGKGQEIDRLIAVTTLALAVKAGHTDIVEILLASGADVNTRSLGEPVLIPAVKWNHKEIVKILLSHGADINVDRGQPLSLAVLSGHREIVEILLRNGARVDIRFDDEDNSFLHVAAKRGIKEIAVALVKQGADVNALDTVNKSPLYIAAQEGNDQVAEVLIANKANVNAVNKHGTALHMAAGYGHENMVALLLKNGARTDVKDSLNRTPLVMAVIRDQLRIVEMLLQHEKVNLNAEGSGDLTLLHLVALQGSLELVKYLVSKGCDVNARNNNGLKPIHVAASEGHKNIVEFFINKGLLVDEISSTDFTTLHHAVMKDRLEVVECLIKLGSNVNARSEHGLTPMHFAATLGSMDVAKVLLENGAAYNPVDNSSRKPWSVIDEKSKEVANLLLWTEKLFEAVKHNCSSDVENYIKSGAFVNARNSNTETTPLHYAAWKGCDKIVSILIQHKANPNVVCSQGFTPLHYAAKFSHLESIKVLLHHGAIYNAVSNSGKTPLDFITDTNIISLFKLINDSFKKIRSGNREIINVLNKVKDGETLKAVMNARNRENKSLIAAAPPSLAKQLKEVQVGDVAGGIDSALVLLSGGYLQEGLSLIEKIYEKSESVLGPDNPGTLDIRKNVAKALYKQGNYQSALDTLEEILAKQKDLLGWNDRATLDTRSFIALILQRQEKNQEALDIFQEVLPKQRELLGLNHDDTLQTRIHMAGALERLDRDEEALDIYKAVYENRRNTVGEDNLITISVRNNIAIILSKLGEHEESLRIYKEVFEKKKSVLGMNNADTLRTLQCMGATLCQQKKYEESLKTYQKVLDHQKKSLSPNHPEIFNTQSMLANVLLMQGKRISAFKKYKECFDQMKAVFGPNHPLVLGALQNMENINIAFKYEGINATEMLNYLPADVNAAASKGDLRTVERLLQDGADVSDKDIEGRTPLHFAVNGGHVDVVNMLLRNEADVTSTTNKGNTTLHMAASKGHKEIVEILLQGVVRDQLNEFINAKTISAGTTSLHVAAKSGFIEIVACLLKHGATYDAKNKEGKTPIDVSTDEKTVKLLKLIEELFEGAKKGSAEIINKLKALKPDEFSAVTNTRNAQNRGLMQVAIVNKNKTIANELLKVLKKN